A single region of the Bacteroides luhongzhouii genome encodes:
- a CDS encoding O-antigen ligase family protein has product MIRLFHILFAAACIGSMFVYSHQFTDAYIVPKWCCVLFVLLWMLVCAAFLALQRKSIVADMAIWGSIIVSSCWLQAVYGILQYVGLFPSHATFRVTGSFDNPAGFAACLCAGLPFVVFLIIHRNKYIRYAGWLAGGVMVLAIFLSHSRSGMVSVIAVCVMYLCGRFVHGRLWRYLLSVSMIGLLIIGSYWLKKDSADGRLLIWRCGLEMVKDAPWTGHGVGSFEAKYMDYQADYFKEYGSQNRYVMLADNVKQPFNEYLGVLINFGIVGLALLLGIMWALVYCYRQNPTQEKKIALYILLSIGVFSFFSYPFTYPFTWVVTFLAVLMLTVDYLEQIKIGTWGRNIMYTATMMCFFWGLFKLGERTQSERSWQEASVLALCHSYDEALPYYVSLKHRFKDNPYFLYNYAAVFTEAKEYEKALKVALECRRYWADYDLELMIGENYQEQKDFISAEKYYKNASMMCPSRFTPLYQLFKLYKQFGESVRVYEMAEMIINKPVKINSMTIRMMKREMEKEILQMKG; this is encoded by the coding sequence ATGATAAGACTCTTTCATATTTTGTTTGCCGCAGCATGTATAGGCAGTATGTTTGTATATTCCCACCAATTTACAGACGCATATATTGTGCCCAAATGGTGCTGCGTTTTGTTTGTGCTGTTATGGATGCTGGTGTGTGCTGCATTTCTGGCATTGCAGCGTAAATCCATAGTGGCGGATATGGCGATATGGGGGAGTATCATTGTTTCCAGTTGTTGGTTGCAGGCTGTTTATGGAATATTGCAATACGTAGGTTTATTTCCTTCTCATGCAACCTTCCGTGTGACTGGTAGTTTTGATAATCCGGCAGGATTTGCTGCTTGCCTTTGTGCCGGATTGCCTTTTGTCGTTTTTTTGATCATACATAGAAATAAGTATATTCGATATGCCGGATGGCTGGCAGGTGGAGTGATGGTGTTGGCGATATTTTTATCTCATTCGCGATCCGGTATGGTAAGTGTCATTGCGGTATGTGTCATGTATTTGTGTGGAAGATTCGTTCATGGGAGATTATGGAGATATTTACTATCGGTATCTATGATAGGATTGTTAATAATCGGCTCCTATTGGTTGAAAAAAGATTCGGCAGATGGTCGGTTGTTGATTTGGCGGTGTGGTTTGGAAATGGTGAAAGATGCTCCTTGGACGGGGCATGGCGTCGGAAGTTTCGAGGCTAAATATATGGACTATCAGGCGGATTACTTCAAAGAATATGGTTCGCAAAATCGCTATGTAATGTTAGCGGATAATGTAAAGCAGCCTTTTAATGAATATTTGGGAGTTCTGATTAATTTCGGTATTGTCGGATTGGCTTTGCTTTTGGGTATTATGTGGGCACTTGTGTATTGTTATAGGCAAAATCCTACACAGGAAAAGAAAATAGCTCTTTATATTTTGCTATCAATAGGCGTATTCTCTTTCTTTTCCTATCCGTTTACGTATCCTTTTACTTGGGTGGTGACATTTCTTGCCGTTCTCATGTTGACTGTTGATTATTTGGAGCAGATAAAAATAGGAACATGGGGCAGGAATATAATGTATACAGCAACAATGATGTGTTTCTTCTGGGGACTGTTTAAGTTGGGTGAACGTACACAGTCGGAACGCAGTTGGCAGGAGGCTTCGGTATTAGCTCTTTGTCATTCGTATGATGAGGCGCTTCCGTACTATGTGAGTCTGAAACATCGATTCAAAGATAATCCTTATTTCCTGTATAATTATGCTGCTGTTTTCACGGAAGCCAAAGAATACGAGAAGGCTTTAAAGGTAGCGTTAGAGTGTCGCCGGTATTGGGCAGATTATGATTTGGAATTGATGATAGGAGAGAATTATCAGGAACAAAAAGATTTTATTTCAGCAGAAAAATATTACAAAAATGCATCAATGATGTGTCCGTCGAGATTTACTCCACTATATCAACTATTTAAACTTTATAAACAGTTTGGTGAAAGCGTACGAGTCTATGAAATGGCTGAAATGATTATAAATAAACCGGTAAAGATAAATTCCATGACAATACGTATGATGAAACGAGAGATGGAAAAAGAAATATTACAAATGAAAGGATGA
- a CDS encoding glutaminase family protein yields the protein MKKLLIALLILLLAACSKSVPYSDETIKNDLRVPAYPLLMLHPHLRLWSTTDQLTEKNMIFTNGKNLPFVGFLRVDGTMYRFMGRRELPMQAIATMAYDYESWEGKYTSLRPDEGWEQPDFNDQYWQVNEGAFGTRDRRETRTQWLSTDIWVRREIVDIDPYLLENKKIYLRYSYDDIVQLYINGKLVVSADRAAANLKVELPDSILDTMKEGKALIAAHCENKKGSALIDFGLFAEEPGILVEGIAPVSNEKEWIGKYTTEQPEEGWEMTAFNDSTWAQGNAAFGTEGGPSVGTPWNTNRLWIRREVSFDPSLVKNRQLFVRYSYNDGMQLLINGKELVRTGTKARNDVKVQIPDSILETMEDGKALFAARCVNWGGTSFADFGLYGELKEAGQKSVDVQATQTHYIFDCGDVELKLTFTAPYLLDDLELLSRPVNYISYQAKALDGKEHDVAIYFEMDPHKAFRAGQSTEMYEKDGWVMMKTGRENQKLWVDKLKDAPAWGYFYLGAKENVTCAQGDAAEMRAHFMKEGDLKEMRRSNEKRYAAIAQKLEMNSEFPQHLIAAFDGLYTMAYFGEDLRPYWNKDGDKTIEGLYEDAEKVYKETMARCYAFDRQLMENACRVGGKEYAELCASAYRQAVSSFQMSKNSSDELLYFTTLVGSLDIYYAVSPLFLCYNPDLLKAMLNPFFYYSESGKWNKPFPAHDLGGYPFVNGQAKGGDLPVEHAGNMLIMVAAMAKAEKDASYAKAHWETLSKWAGYLMENGVDTDKQIDTDSFAGRYSHNANLSAKGILGIASYALLAKMLGKQEDAEKYLAAAKRMAEEWEKQASDGDHYRLAFDQTDSWGQKYNLIWDKLLDLHVFPDRVVELETAFYRTKLNTYGCPLHSKTDYAKADWTIWTAALQNDRLMFREFILPLYNYMNENKWRVPMADTYNVVNQKTRVTSWGRPVTGAYFIKLLEAVIE from the coding sequence ATGAAGAAACTATTGATTGCTTTACTAATATTGCTGTTGGCAGCCTGTTCGAAAAGTGTTCCTTATTCTGACGAAACTATTAAAAACGACTTGCGTGTACCTGCTTATCCGCTGCTGATGCTCCACCCGCATCTGCGTTTATGGTCGACAACAGATCAGCTGACAGAGAAGAATATGATTTTTACTAATGGGAAAAATCTTCCTTTTGTCGGTTTCCTGCGGGTGGACGGAACGATGTATCGCTTTATGGGTAGACGTGAACTACCTATGCAAGCCATTGCAACAATGGCATACGATTATGAAAGCTGGGAAGGAAAGTACACCTCTCTTAGACCGGATGAAGGCTGGGAGCAACCGGATTTTAATGATCAATATTGGCAGGTAAATGAAGGTGCATTCGGTACACGCGACAGACGTGAAACGAGAACGCAGTGGCTTTCAACTGATATATGGGTGCGGAGGGAAATCGTGGATATTGATCCATATTTGCTTGAGAACAAGAAGATTTATTTGCGTTATTCGTATGATGACATAGTTCAATTATATATTAACGGAAAACTAGTCGTAAGTGCGGACCGCGCAGCGGCAAATTTAAAAGTCGAGTTGCCGGATTCTATCTTGGATACAATGAAGGAAGGGAAAGCCCTTATTGCAGCTCATTGTGAGAATAAAAAAGGTAGTGCATTGATTGATTTCGGCTTATTTGCAGAGGAGCCGGGAATATTGGTAGAAGGCATAGCTCCTGTTTCTAATGAGAAGGAATGGATTGGGAAATATACAACAGAACAACCGGAAGAGGGTTGGGAAATGACTGCTTTCAATGATAGCACATGGGCACAAGGAAACGCTGCTTTTGGCACGGAAGGCGGACCGAGTGTTGGTACTCCTTGGAATACTAATAGGCTATGGATTAGGAGAGAAGTCTCATTCGATCCTTCCTTAGTGAAAAACAGACAACTTTTTGTACGTTATTCGTATAATGACGGTATGCAACTGCTTATTAATGGAAAGGAGCTTGTTCGTACGGGAACGAAGGCACGCAACGACGTGAAAGTGCAAATCCCGGATTCTATCTTAGAAACAATGGAAGATGGAAAAGCTTTGTTTGCGGCCCGTTGCGTGAATTGGGGAGGTACTTCCTTTGCAGATTTCGGGTTGTATGGTGAACTGAAAGAAGCCGGGCAAAAATCAGTGGATGTGCAGGCTACCCAAACACATTATATTTTTGATTGTGGAGATGTGGAATTGAAACTGACATTTACGGCTCCTTATTTATTGGATGATTTGGAACTGTTAAGTCGTCCGGTTAATTATATTTCTTATCAGGCTAAGGCCTTGGACGGTAAGGAGCATGATGTCGCTATTTATTTTGAAATGGATCCTCATAAAGCCTTTCGTGCCGGACAGTCTACGGAGATGTATGAAAAAGACGGTTGGGTGATGATGAAGACCGGTCGGGAGAATCAGAAGTTATGGGTAGATAAGCTGAAGGATGCTCCGGCCTGGGGATATTTCTATTTAGGAGCGAAAGAGAATGTTACTTGTGCACAAGGGGATGCGGCAGAGATGCGGGCACACTTTATGAAAGAAGGTGATTTGAAAGAAATGCGTCGGTCGAATGAAAAACGTTATGCGGCGATAGCACAGAAGCTGGAAATGAATAGTGAGTTTCCCCAACATCTGATTGCGGCTTTCGATGGATTGTATACAATGGCTTATTTCGGTGAGGACCTACGACCTTATTGGAATAAGGACGGAGATAAAACGATAGAAGGGTTATATGAAGATGCGGAAAAAGTATATAAAGAAACAATGGCAAGGTGCTATGCTTTTGACAGGCAATTGATGGAAAATGCTTGCCGTGTCGGTGGTAAAGAGTACGCAGAACTGTGTGCTTCGGCATATCGTCAGGCCGTTTCGTCTTTCCAGATGTCTAAGAATTCGAGTGATGAGTTGCTCTATTTTACTACGTTGGTGGGGTCGCTGGATATTTATTATGCTGTTTCACCGCTATTTCTTTGTTACAATCCCGATCTGCTGAAAGCAATGTTGAATCCTTTCTTTTATTATAGTGAGAGTGGTAAATGGAATAAGCCTTTCCCGGCTCATGATTTGGGCGGTTATCCGTTTGTAAACGGACAAGCGAAAGGGGGAGATTTACCGGTTGAACATGCCGGAAATATGCTGATTATGGTGGCTGCTATGGCTAAAGCGGAAAAAGATGCATCTTACGCAAAGGCTCATTGGGAGACTCTCTCCAAATGGGCGGGTTATTTGATGGAGAACGGGGTTGATACCGATAAACAGATTGATACTGATAGCTTTGCCGGCCGTTATTCTCATAATGCTAATTTGTCTGCCAAAGGAATTTTAGGTATTGCATCGTATGCTCTTCTGGCAAAAATGCTAGGTAAACAGGAAGATGCTGAAAAATATTTGGCAGCAGCAAAAAGAATGGCCGAGGAATGGGAGAAGCAGGCTTCTGATGGGGACCATTATCGTTTGGCTTTTGACCAGACGGATAGCTGGGGGCAAAAATATAACTTGATTTGGGATAAACTCCTTGACCTTCATGTTTTCCCGGATAGAGTAGTAGAATTGGAAACTGCTTTTTATAGGACTAAATTGAATACTTACGGTTGTCCGTTGCATAGTAAAACTGATTATGCGAAAGCTGATTGGACTATATGGACGGCTGCATTGCAAAATGACCGACTTATGTTTCGTGAGTTTATTCTTCCGCTTTACAATTATATGAATGAAAACAAATGGCGTGTACCAATGGCGGACACTTATAATGTTGTGAATCAGAAAACAAGAGTCACATCATGGGGAAGACCGGTAACGGGTGCCTATTTCATAAAATTATTAGAGGCGGTTATTGAATGA
- a CDS encoding DUF1573 domain-containing protein yields the protein MKKTIALIFVSLFFLSSCINDTTGKKANLPTEKSVIENRKACLEIVNKKYDFGKISKKEHSYLDVEFELRNTGKIPLIISKVDVSCGCLSVNYSKEPINPGKIRKLAVHIDTKNQYGMFNKVIFINSNAENNLELIRITGEVEK from the coding sequence ATGAAGAAGACTATTGCTTTGATTTTTGTATCTTTATTTTTTCTATCTAGTTGTATAAATGATACAACAGGTAAAAAAGCTAACTTGCCAACCGAAAAATCCGTTATAGAAAATAGGAAAGCTTGCTTGGAAATTGTAAATAAGAAATATGATTTTGGAAAAATAAGCAAAAAAGAACATTCATATTTAGATGTTGAATTTGAGTTGAGGAATACGGGGAAAATTCCTTTAATAATATCAAAAGTTGACGTGTCTTGTGGGTGCTTGTCTGTCAATTACTCGAAAGAACCAATAAATCCTGGTAAAATAAGAAAACTGGCAGTACATATTGATACTAAAAATCAATATGGTATGTTTAATAAGGTCATTTTTATAAATTCCAATGCGGAGAATAACCTAGAGCTTATAAGGATAACAGGCGAAGTGGAAAAGTAA
- a CDS encoding bacteriocin fulvocin C-related protein, whose protein sequence is MKKIYFILIALSYFTVSCSNIDDELRYSCNEKIDSWVKENFTEIQKMGYTEILEYDMGTQKAIYNAMSLEQRYNLWITKLNNVLKLEWNEKEEEHLNNLLIFIENNKILFDNKKNDDINDEFELFMYKWKEYAKNELGWDQMSLYSIYCTLITPTKKLENDTVRLFVEEDLLSSNIPQTRSKTELIKKHDTSEVCYCSTSSDYCGNNNSSSTAGSYTSYCSSGCRSTGEPKGCGILWQYECDGGCDMYYTPVGN, encoded by the coding sequence ATGAAAAAAATATATTTTATATTAATAGCACTATCGTATTTTACAGTTTCGTGCTCTAATATTGACGATGAGTTACGTTATAGCTGTAATGAAAAAATTGATAGTTGGGTGAAAGAGAACTTTACTGAGATTCAAAAAATGGGTTATACCGAAATTCTAGAATATGATATGGGTACCCAAAAAGCAATTTATAATGCGATGTCGTTAGAACAAAGATATAATCTTTGGATAACTAAATTGAATAATGTTCTAAAATTGGAATGGAATGAGAAAGAAGAAGAACATCTAAATAATTTGTTGATATTTATTGAGAATAATAAGATACTTTTTGATAATAAAAAGAACGATGATATAAATGACGAATTTGAGTTGTTCATGTACAAATGGAAAGAATATGCAAAAAATGAATTGGGCTGGGATCAAATGAGTCTTTATAGTATTTACTGTACTTTAATAACTCCTACTAAGAAATTAGAAAATGATACTGTTCGACTTTTTGTAGAAGAAGATTTACTATCTAGTAATATTCCACAAACAAGGTCTAAAACAGAATTAATAAAAAAGCATGATACAAGTGAGGTTTGCTATTGTTCAACTAGTTCTGATTATTGTGGTAATAATAATTCATCATCAACTGCAGGAAGTTATACATCTTATTGCTCTAGTGGTTGTAGATCTACAGGTGAACCAAAAGGTTGTGGTATATTATGGCAATATGAGTGTGATGGCGGTTGTGATATGTATTATACACCTGTTGGTAATTAG
- a CDS encoding TlpA family protein disulfide reductase: MSLLDLPCRWLAIIVAYFCYRWQNYMIRLFSLVILYLIFAFWLTFEGFDLWVHKLNFGTFTGKVIEDVAENDIVFTNELGEKKSIDQLHGEYIVLDFWFTGCRICFDTMPNFQKLYNLSNSNKVGLFSVCCYNEKQGEDYLTGRKVLSERGYDYPVLSINIKDPLLQNLGVSAMPMVLIFNSERKLIFRGSLEYAEDFMKDFKCKI; this comes from the coding sequence ATGTCGTTACTTGATTTGCCGTGTCGTTGGTTGGCAATTATTGTGGCTTATTTTTGTTACCGTTGGCAAAATTATATGATACGGTTATTCTCTTTGGTAATTCTTTATTTGATATTTGCTTTTTGGTTAACTTTTGAAGGCTTTGACTTATGGGTGCATAAACTAAACTTTGGAACATTTACTGGGAAAGTAATTGAAGATGTGGCTGAAAATGATATAGTGTTTACGAATGAATTGGGGGAAAAGAAGAGTATAGATCAATTGCATGGTGAGTATATCGTTTTAGATTTCTGGTTTACTGGATGTAGAATATGTTTCGATACAATGCCCAATTTTCAAAAGTTATACAATTTGTCAAATAGTAATAAGGTCGGATTGTTTTCTGTTTGTTGCTATAATGAAAAACAAGGGGAGGACTATCTAACAGGCCGTAAGGTACTTTCTGAAAGAGGATATGATTATCCTGTGCTTTCAATAAATATTAAAGATCCTTTATTGCAGAATTTAGGTGTAAGTGCTATGCCAATGGTTTTAATCTTTAATTCTGAACGAAAACTGATTTTTAGAGGTTCTCTCGAATATGCAGAAGATTTTATGAAAGATTTTAAATGTAAGATTTGA